A single region of the Mercenaria mercenaria strain notata unplaced genomic scaffold, MADL_Memer_1 contig_1910, whole genome shotgun sequence genome encodes:
- the LOC128551986 gene encoding uncharacterized protein LOC128551986 yields MAEGGHLSQSVLGASEEIYDYNCSPCEESGVYKEAHKYCDSCKLYYCKKCLGDHRKFPALRGHLIKDVTCQPKPAIQTRATGASTQPTEPCDNHPEEVIKMYCGKHDVVCCTVCIALDHRECKDVHYILKLAKDIRTSQVYIDYVEEVKRIKIMYKETKQSIQDELQTISNVKTEVINEIKEYKQELVSKIEELESRSLERVNERYKQITERMNVTSSHVDELLDKVTRLVREIDNTSEAQLFVQMKQMRQMKNENDMIDKEVKTFEGLSFSLDDSIRNALTNFDGLAIANVPLKILSKKEFDIIFFDDLKNKYDVRDICILDDDTLVMTCDDKLKRFTRSLNKLANMSVPGELCGICKTSKSKELAVTIRDRQTIGFVQYTERKMSMTKSFKVGVSCKGICCRGDYLFVTCGGGDGDNVLGHLRKYDMKGNLICTIDTDNTGRRIFTSPRLMTLDSSTNNIYTADRDNGIIVLDRNGKIKSHLYDSFLKYGFGICLTTRNNSLVSGVLSYIHQYDEKFRNVGTILSLTDKMHYPLGILIDESKKQLIVGMQNNNKIHVFEVEC; encoded by the exons ATGGCGGAAGGAGGACATTTGTCACAAAGTGTGCTCGGGGCCTCTGAGGAAATATATGATTACAACTGTTCGCCGTGCGAAGAATCTGGAGTTTATAAGGAAGCACATAAATACTGTGATAGTTGTAAGTTGTATTATTGTAAGAAATGTCTCGGCGATCACAGAAAATTTCCGGCTTTAAGAGGACACCTGATAAAAGATGTGACCTGTCAGCCGAAACCTGCCATTCAAACTAGGGCAACTGGCGCATCAACACAACCAACTGAGCCGTGTGACAACCATCCCGAAGAAGTGATAAAGATGTATTGTGGTAAACACGATGTTGTCTGCTGCACTGTGTGTATAGCACTCGATCACAG AGAGTGCAAAGACGTTCACTACATTCTAAAGCTGGCTAAAGATATCAGAACAAGTCAAGTATACATCGACTATGTGGAGGAGGTGAAAAGAATCAAAATCATGTATAAAGAAACTAAACAGTCCATCCAAGATGAATTACAAACAATAAGCAATGTTAAGACTGaagttatcaatgaaataaaagagTACAAGCAAGAATTAGTTTCAAAAATAGAAGAACTCGAGAGTAGGTCGCTTGAGAGAGTGAATGAAAGGTATAAGCAAATCACAGAAAGAATGAATGTAACTTCAAGTCATGTTGATGAATTATTAGACAAGGTAACAAGACTTGTGCGAGAGATCGATAATACTAGTGAGGCACAGCTGTTTGTTCAAATGAAACAAATGAGACAAATGAAAAACGAAAACGATATGATTGACAAAGAAGTTAAAACGTTTGAAGGACTGAGTTTTTCATTAGACGACAGTATTAGAAATGCTCTCACTAATTTCGACGGACTTGCTATCGCAAACGTACCTCTAAAAATTCTTTCGAAGAAAGAGTTTGATATTATATTCTTTGATGACTTAAAGAACAAGTACGATGTACGTGATATATGTATCTTGGATGATGACACCTTGGTTATGACATGTGACGACAAACTGAAACGATTTACAAGGTCATTGAATAAACTGGCTAACATGTCGGTCCCAGGGGAACTGTGTGGTATATGCAAAACTTCAAAGTCAAAAGAATTAGCTGTTACAATAAGAGACAGGCAAACAATAGGGTTTGTTCAGTACACTGAAAGAAAAATGTCCATGACAAAATCGTTCAAAGTAGGTGTTTCATGCAAAGGTATTTGCTGTAGAGGTGACTACCTGTTCGTCACTTGTGGCGGAGGCGACGGTGACAATGTACTAGGTCATTTAAGAAAGTATGATATGAAAGGTAACCTTATATGCACAATTGACACTGACAATACCGGCCGACGAATTTTCACTTCTCCCCGTCTTATGACTCTCGATTCCAGCACAAATAACATATATACAGCAGACAGAGACAACGGAATAATTGTTCTTGACAGAAATGGAAAGATTAAAAGCCACTTGTATGATTCTTTTCTGAAGTATGGATTTGGTATTTGTCTTACAACTAGGAATAATAGTCTTGTGTCTGGCGTTCTTTCCTATATACATCAATATGATGAAAAATTCAGGAATGTAGGAACAATCTTGAGCCTTACGGATAAAATGCATTATCCTTTAGGCATACTAATTGATGAATCAAAGAAACAGTTAATTGTTGGCAtgcaaaataacaataaaatacacGTTTTTGAAGTTGAATGTTAA